A region from the Hippoglossus hippoglossus isolate fHipHip1 chromosome 18, fHipHip1.pri, whole genome shotgun sequence genome encodes:
- the bmp15 gene encoding bone morphogenetic protein 15 isoform X3, which yields MSNMRTTRTKHGLLRACVLSCFVVSLLCSTCSGVLSGRDAASRQPGPRRSRRGLSSPKQVGAQHRTTDEQRGDQNVQFMLSLYRSAAEPDGRPKQHRKFGSNTVRLLRASASTVHYQPAARDHHYTFTVQYHLDTLPSEQLIRASFIHLRSSSPPSSSSSSSTTSSSSPQAPEPLRCRAQIPSLGPGSQVTLEPHEQWTETDITAHVMGHFLQRKDQDAGGPLTLTAQYWCTEPWLAGEDSGPWWWWRSRLRGQRREEAHLEVPSLLLYLEEGREGKDWMAELLGAEGRNIMRQIGRWHPSVRRRRRSKDSSSESKDPLLDALRNAPTSSSSSSFPSLPSASIASDIPNYKRKTIMPKNRCKLHSFRLSFDELGWGHYFIAPPVYNPRFCQGDCPRLLPSEFHSPNHAIIQTLINDLGIGDVPPLSCVPCKYMPMSVLVVHKKKVEYKEFEDMVAKSCTCR from the exons atgagcaaCATGAGGACGACGCGCACCAAACACGGCCTCCTGCGTGCGTGCGTCCTCTCGTGCTTCGTCGTGTCCCTGCTGTGCTCCACCTGCAGCGGGGTCCTCTCCGGGCGGGACGCGGCCTCCCGGCAGCCCGGGCCCAGGCGCAGCCGCCGCGGTCTGTCCAGCCCGAAGCAGGTGGGCGCGCAGCACCGGACGACGGACGAGCAGCGCGGGGACCAGAACGTGCAGTTCATGCTCAGCTTGTACCGGAGCGCGGCGGAACCGGACGGGAGGCCCAAGCAGCACCGAAAGTTCGGCTCCAACACGGTGCGCCTGCTCAGAGCCTCGGCCTCCACGGTGCACTACCAACCTGCGGCAAGAG ACCACCACTACACCTTCACGGTTCAGTACCACCTGGACACTCTCCCCTCCGAGCAGCTGATCAGAGCCTCTTTCATCCACCTCCGCTCTtcatcccctccctcctcatcc tcctcatcctccaccACTTCTTCCAGCAGCCCCCAGGCCCCTGAGCCGCTCCGCTGCAGAGCCCAGATCCCCTCGCTGGGCCCGGGGAGCCAGGTCACCCTGGAGCCCCACGAGCAGTGGACAGAGACGGACATCACGGCGCACGTTATGGGACACTTCCTGCAAAGGAAGGACCAGGACGCGGGCGGACCCTTGACCCTCACTGCCCAGTACTGGTGCACAGAACCCTGGCTCGCCGGAGAGGACAGCGGcccctggtggtggtggaggtctCGTCTTCGAGGACAACggagagaggaagctcaccTCGAGGTCCCGTCTCTGCTTCTGTACttggaggaagggagggaagggaaggacTGGATGGCGGAGCTGTTGGGGGCTGAAGGCAGAAACATCATGAGACAAATCGGGCGGTGGCACCCTTCAGTGCGCCGCCGCCGTCGCTCCAAAGACTCGTCTTCAGAGTCCAAAGATCCTTTGCTGGATGCTCTGAGAAACGCCCCGACttcctcgtcgtcctcctcttttccctccctgCCCTCGGCCTCCATCGCCTCCGACATCCCCAACTACAAACGCAAAACCATCATGCCCAAGAACCGCTGCAAGCTCCACTCGTTCCGCCTCTCGTTCGACGAGCTCGGCTGGGGCCACTACTTCATCGCCCCGCCGGTGTACAACCCCCGCTTCTGTCAAGGCGACTGCCCGCGCCTGCTCCCCAGCGAATTCCACTCCCCCAACCACGCCATCATCCAGACGCTCATCAACGACCTGGGCATCGGGGACGTCCCTCCGCTGTCCTGCGTGCCCTGCAAGTACATGCCCATGAGCGTGCTGGTCGTGCACAAGAAGAAGGTGGAGTACAAGGAGTTTGAGGACATGGTGGCCAAGTCGTGCACGTGTCGCTAA
- the bmp15 gene encoding bone morphogenetic protein 15 isoform X2, translated as MSNMRTTRTKHGLLRACVLSCFVVSLLCSTCSGVLSGRDAASRQPGPRRSRRGLSSPKQVGAQHRTTDEQRGDQNVQFMLSLYRSAAEPDGRPKQHRKFGSNTVRLLRASASTVHYQPAARDHHYTFTVQYHLDTLPSEQLIRASFIHLRSSSPPSSSSSSSSTTSSSSPQAPEPLRCRAQIPSLGPGSQVTLEPHEQWTETDITAHVMGHFLQRKDQDAGGPLTLTAQYWCTEPWLAGEDSGPWWWWRSRLRGQRREEAHLEVPSLLLYLEEGREGKDWMAELLGAEGRNIMRQIGRWHPSVRRRRRSKDSSSESKDPLLDALRNAPTSSSSSSFPSLPSASIASDIPNYKRKTIMPKNRCKLHSFRLSFDELGWGHYFIAPPVYNPRFCQGDCPRLLPSEFHSPNHAIIQTLINDLGIGDVPPLSCVPCKYMPMSVLVVHKKKVEYKEFEDMVAKSCTCR; from the exons atgagcaaCATGAGGACGACGCGCACCAAACACGGCCTCCTGCGTGCGTGCGTCCTCTCGTGCTTCGTCGTGTCCCTGCTGTGCTCCACCTGCAGCGGGGTCCTCTCCGGGCGGGACGCGGCCTCCCGGCAGCCCGGGCCCAGGCGCAGCCGCCGCGGTCTGTCCAGCCCGAAGCAGGTGGGCGCGCAGCACCGGACGACGGACGAGCAGCGCGGGGACCAGAACGTGCAGTTCATGCTCAGCTTGTACCGGAGCGCGGCGGAACCGGACGGGAGGCCCAAGCAGCACCGAAAGTTCGGCTCCAACACGGTGCGCCTGCTCAGAGCCTCGGCCTCCACGGTGCACTACCAACCTGCGGCAAGAG ACCACCACTACACCTTCACGGTTCAGTACCACCTGGACACTCTCCCCTCCGAGCAGCTGATCAGAGCCTCTTTCATCCACCTCCGCTCTtcatcccctccctcctca tcctcatcctcatcctccaccACTTCTTCCAGCAGCCCCCAGGCCCCTGAGCCGCTCCGCTGCAGAGCCCAGATCCCCTCGCTGGGCCCGGGGAGCCAGGTCACCCTGGAGCCCCACGAGCAGTGGACAGAGACGGACATCACGGCGCACGTTATGGGACACTTCCTGCAAAGGAAGGACCAGGACGCGGGCGGACCCTTGACCCTCACTGCCCAGTACTGGTGCACAGAACCCTGGCTCGCCGGAGAGGACAGCGGcccctggtggtggtggaggtctCGTCTTCGAGGACAACggagagaggaagctcaccTCGAGGTCCCGTCTCTGCTTCTGTACttggaggaagggagggaagggaaggacTGGATGGCGGAGCTGTTGGGGGCTGAAGGCAGAAACATCATGAGACAAATCGGGCGGTGGCACCCTTCAGTGCGCCGCCGCCGTCGCTCCAAAGACTCGTCTTCAGAGTCCAAAGATCCTTTGCTGGATGCTCTGAGAAACGCCCCGACttcctcgtcgtcctcctcttttccctccctgCCCTCGGCCTCCATCGCCTCCGACATCCCCAACTACAAACGCAAAACCATCATGCCCAAGAACCGCTGCAAGCTCCACTCGTTCCGCCTCTCGTTCGACGAGCTCGGCTGGGGCCACTACTTCATCGCCCCGCCGGTGTACAACCCCCGCTTCTGTCAAGGCGACTGCCCGCGCCTGCTCCCCAGCGAATTCCACTCCCCCAACCACGCCATCATCCAGACGCTCATCAACGACCTGGGCATCGGGGACGTCCCTCCGCTGTCCTGCGTGCCCTGCAAGTACATGCCCATGAGCGTGCTGGTCGTGCACAAGAAGAAGGTGGAGTACAAGGAGTTTGAGGACATGGTGGCCAAGTCGTGCACGTGTCGCTAA
- the bmp15 gene encoding bone morphogenetic protein 15 isoform X1 encodes MSNMRTTRTKHGLLRACVLSCFVVSLLCSTCSGVLSGRDAASRQPGPRRSRRGLSSPKQVGAQHRTTDEQRGDQNVQFMLSLYRSAAEPDGRPKQHRKFGSNTVRLLRASASTVHYQPAARDHHYTFTVQYHLDTLPSEQLIRASFIHLRSSSPPSSSSSPPSSSSSPPSSSSSSTTSSSSPQAPEPLRCRAQIPSLGPGSQVTLEPHEQWTETDITAHVMGHFLQRKDQDAGGPLTLTAQYWCTEPWLAGEDSGPWWWWRSRLRGQRREEAHLEVPSLLLYLEEGREGKDWMAELLGAEGRNIMRQIGRWHPSVRRRRRSKDSSSESKDPLLDALRNAPTSSSSSSFPSLPSASIASDIPNYKRKTIMPKNRCKLHSFRLSFDELGWGHYFIAPPVYNPRFCQGDCPRLLPSEFHSPNHAIIQTLINDLGIGDVPPLSCVPCKYMPMSVLVVHKKKVEYKEFEDMVAKSCTCR; translated from the exons atgagcaaCATGAGGACGACGCGCACCAAACACGGCCTCCTGCGTGCGTGCGTCCTCTCGTGCTTCGTCGTGTCCCTGCTGTGCTCCACCTGCAGCGGGGTCCTCTCCGGGCGGGACGCGGCCTCCCGGCAGCCCGGGCCCAGGCGCAGCCGCCGCGGTCTGTCCAGCCCGAAGCAGGTGGGCGCGCAGCACCGGACGACGGACGAGCAGCGCGGGGACCAGAACGTGCAGTTCATGCTCAGCTTGTACCGGAGCGCGGCGGAACCGGACGGGAGGCCCAAGCAGCACCGAAAGTTCGGCTCCAACACGGTGCGCCTGCTCAGAGCCTCGGCCTCCACGGTGCACTACCAACCTGCGGCAAGAG ACCACCACTACACCTTCACGGTTCAGTACCACCTGGACACTCTCCCCTCCGAGCAGCTGATCAGAGCCTCTTTCATCCACCTCCGCTCTtcatcccctccctcctcatcctcatcccctccctcctcatcctcatcccctccctcctcatcctcatcctccaccACTTCTTCCAGCAGCCCCCAGGCCCCTGAGCCGCTCCGCTGCAGAGCCCAGATCCCCTCGCTGGGCCCGGGGAGCCAGGTCACCCTGGAGCCCCACGAGCAGTGGACAGAGACGGACATCACGGCGCACGTTATGGGACACTTCCTGCAAAGGAAGGACCAGGACGCGGGCGGACCCTTGACCCTCACTGCCCAGTACTGGTGCACAGAACCCTGGCTCGCCGGAGAGGACAGCGGcccctggtggtggtggaggtctCGTCTTCGAGGACAACggagagaggaagctcaccTCGAGGTCCCGTCTCTGCTTCTGTACttggaggaagggagggaagggaaggacTGGATGGCGGAGCTGTTGGGGGCTGAAGGCAGAAACATCATGAGACAAATCGGGCGGTGGCACCCTTCAGTGCGCCGCCGCCGTCGCTCCAAAGACTCGTCTTCAGAGTCCAAAGATCCTTTGCTGGATGCTCTGAGAAACGCCCCGACttcctcgtcgtcctcctcttttccctccctgCCCTCGGCCTCCATCGCCTCCGACATCCCCAACTACAAACGCAAAACCATCATGCCCAAGAACCGCTGCAAGCTCCACTCGTTCCGCCTCTCGTTCGACGAGCTCGGCTGGGGCCACTACTTCATCGCCCCGCCGGTGTACAACCCCCGCTTCTGTCAAGGCGACTGCCCGCGCCTGCTCCCCAGCGAATTCCACTCCCCCAACCACGCCATCATCCAGACGCTCATCAACGACCTGGGCATCGGGGACGTCCCTCCGCTGTCCTGCGTGCCCTGCAAGTACATGCCCATGAGCGTGCTGGTCGTGCACAAGAAGAAGGTGGAGTACAAGGAGTTTGAGGACATGGTGGCCAAGTCGTGCACGTGTCGCTAA